AGCGATGCTTCTTAACGGGAAAGATGTAGCCAAATCCGTTAGAGAATCGGTAAAACATGAGGTGGAGGCCCTGAAGAAGGAGAATATCTATCCCGGTCTGGCTGTGGTTCTGGTAGGGGAAGATCCGGCATCAAAAGTTTATGTGAGAAATAAAGGCCGGACCTGTGAAAAACTGGGAATATTTTCCGAGACTATCACTCTGCCTAAAGATGTATCCCAAAAAGAATTGAATACCATCATTGATAAACTGAACCATGACCCAAAATTTCACGGTATTTTGGTCCAGATGCCGTTGCCCAGGCAACTGGATGCATCAGAAATCATACACCGGATCCGTCCGGAAAAGGATGTGGATGGTTTTCATCCGGAAAATGTGGGGCGGCTCATTTTGGATGAAGAGGGTTTTCAGCCCTGTACACCTGCCGGAATTATGGAAATACTTCGTTATTATAAGATATCGCTGGAAGGGAAACATGCTGTCGTGGTAGGCCGTAGCAATATTGTCGGTAAACCCATGCTGAATATGCTGTACCAGAAAAAGAAAGATGCCAATGCCACTGCAACTATTTGCCATACGCGAACCCAGGATATGGGTGCCATCACACGCACGGCGGATGTTCTCATCGTTGCTGCCGGTGTGCCGGAATTTGTGACCGGAGATATGATTAAACCCGGTGCGGTTGTCATCGATGTGGGTATGAACCGTGTGGATGATCCTTCAACTGATAAGGGGTATCGTCTGACCGGTGACGTGAAATTTGATGAAGCATCGGAGATCGCTTCGGCCATTACGCCTGTTCCCGGTGGTGTGGGACCCATGACCATTGCAATGCTTATGGTGAATACGGTTAAAGCTGCAAAATTTCAAAACAGGTAAATGATCATGCCTGAAAGAATCAAGACATTCCCTGTCATTCATGGACATAAGTTGCGTGAAATTTTTCAGGATACACCGGAAGATCTTTTTATATTGGATCTGAGATCTCCGGACCGGTATATTGAAGGACACATCCCCGGCGCCCATTCATTCCCTTTTTCTCAATTGGAGCAAAAGGTTCATTCAATCCCAAAGAATAAAATAGTTGTGGTGTATTGCCAGAACGGACTTAAATCATCCCTCGCCGTGGATCTTCTGAAAAAGAAGGGAATTCCCCACGTTTTTTCATTGGGAAGTCTGAAACACTGGGACTATGAATTAATCCCATCATAAACCGGTTTTAATGTGCCAGGTGGCTGTTAAAAAGAAATTCCTTGTGGCTGCAGGCCAGTAGACATCAATACGTGTGTCGGGATCCAGATAATAATTATATCCAAAGGTTTCATACAAGGTATCGAAAACATTGTAGATTTTTACATCCATCGTCAGATTTCCGGCACGGGATTGAATGAATGGCAGGTTTAAAGCCATATTTACGATGGTATGTGGCGATACGGCTGCATCTTTTGTGTTGGAAAAATCGATATATTGTTTACCGGTGTATTGTATATCCAGGTTTAGTGAATATCCTCCCAGACTGAAGGTTCCGCTTAGATTGGCCATGAGAGACGGATAACCGGGAATGGTTTTTCCTGAATAATCCGCGATAGACCCATATCCGCCCCAACCCAGGGCATCTCCGAAAAATTCAACAAATGAATTATTGGAATAGCTCACATTGGAACGGAGGGATACATGTCGGTTGAACCGGAACGCAATATCTGTTTCGATGCCCTGATGAATGGTTTTGGGTACATTCCCTTTAAGGATGTTATCGTCATCCCGGTACCGGTAATCCATGGGAATCAGCTCATTCCGGAAATCCATCCGGTACAGGTTCAAAGCCCCGGATAACCGGTCGGTGGAATAATCGATACCCAGTTCAGTATGTATCAGCCGTTCTTCTTTAACAAGCGGCTCAGCATACTTTGAGTCTGTCCACCGGATAGCCGGTTCAGCATCAGGATCAGACTGGTCATAAATATCCGAATCAGCCGGTTCACGGTGAGCAGTGGAGATATTGGCAAAGAGTGTCAATCCGTCGGCTGCTTCCCACATGATACCCAATCGCGGATCCAGGAACAGATATTTCAAAGTGTATTCATATCCTTTGAAAGCACCTGTCTGATCCTGTTCAAATGTGTAAAAATGAGAGAGGAATCGCACATCTGTAAGGAAACTCAGGTTTTCGCTGAGCTTATAAACGGTATGAAGATAGAAAGAAACTGAATTTTTATAACTGTCCGAATAATAGTATTTATGATCATCAGGTGGCGACAAGGGAACATTTTCCAGCGAGGTGACGGTTCCGAAATGGTCGGACTGGTAAAAACGGGCTTCCGTTCCCAGGGTCATGTCCATGTTGTTGATATGTTGCAAATTGTATTGAAGGAGGAGTCCCTGATAATCATTCTTTAACCATTTCTGTCGGATCAGGTCTACAGATGCTGTATCGGGAAGCAGGGATGTCAGATGATATTCTTTGACGGACTGAGTGCCTTTAAACTGTTCATAATATCCATCGCCTTTGACGGCATACAGTGTGAGGTTCAGCAGGGAGGAGGTAAATTTTCGGCTGTGTTGTAAAGAAACGATATGCTGTGTGAAAACATCTTTGTTTGCATCATCAAAACCGCCGTTATAGGCGGGATCGGCATAAAAATTATACCGGCGATCATCCCGGTTATTCAGATCATATCCATATTGAGGCGAAATACCATCCCAGGAAAAATGCGTGATTTCATCACCGAAAATCCACTCCACCCGGGTCATCCTGTCCGGACTCTGTTTTTGAAATCCGGTATGGAAGGATTTTTGTGTGGTTCCGCTTCCTACACGGTATCCGGGATTGTCCATGTAACTCCCCCGGGCATAAACGTAGAGAGGTTTATCGGCAAATGGCCTGCCATTGTACGTGGAGGATATCTTATAGCCGGGTAAATCGAGTCCTCCTGAACCCATATAATTTCCATAACCGGTGGAAATTTGAATTCCCCGGGGTAAATGGGCATAATTGGTTTCCATGTTCACCGTCCCCCCGAAAACCGTAGCTCCGTTGAGAAAATTTCCGGTACCTCTTTGTATTTGGATGTTGGATACCGAGGCGAGAATATCCCCATGATCCACCCAGTACACAGAATGGGATTCAGGATCATTCAAGGGAATGCCATTCAGCATGATGCCGATCCGGTCCTGGGAAAATCCACGGATTTTCAGATAGGAATATCCTGTTCCATTTCCTGCATCTGAGTAGACATAAACCCCCGGTGTTTTCTTCATCACCATAGGGACATCCTGATGTGAGTAGGCCGTTTGAATATCCTTCTGATCAATGGTGGAAAAGGCGACCGGTGTTTTACCCTTTACAGCCCGGCTTGCGATTACACGAATTTCTTCCGTTTGAAGGACATCCGGTTCCAGGATGATTTTTGTGTAAGGATCCTTCAATTTGAGAATCCTGTTTTTAAACTGGATATGACCGATTTTCACCTGTAAAGGCAATGTGTCGGTTTTTACCAAAAAATATCCGTCCGGATTACTGATGGTTCCCTGATCCGTCCCCGATATGGAGATATTCACATAAGGGACAGGCTCACCGGTTATCGAAGAGATAACGAGTCCCTCAAGTACATCGGCATGAATCCTGTTACTGATTAAAAGTGAGATGGCGATGATAAGATGAGATATTTTCATGTTTTCCTCCGCCGGTATTATCCGTTTCAGGTTCAAGGGTTTGCTCTCAGCCATCCTTTTTAGGATAGCACCCCTAACATTTCACTCTGAATATAAGGACTTTCTGACTTTAAAACAAAACCCGGCTGTTACAAGGAGGATGATATGGTGTTACATACCTGTTTCATCTGCTATTTCTGTCATGGCATCGATGGCAAGTTGAATAAATTCCGATTCTTCCATATTTGCATGCAGGTAGGTGTCGGTAATAAATTCCCGGTTTACAGAGGCGGCAAAGGATTTATCTTTCAATTTTTTTCGGATAGATTTGGGTTTTGTCCCTTCCAGTTTTCCGCCGGGTTTCAGCAATACATAAGCGGATATAATACCGGTAATATTCTCTGCTCCCGCCAGACAATAATCAAGAAGAGTTTCCCGTTTCGGACGGCTGGAATCCAGTCCTTCGGTATGGGACAGAATGGCCTGGAACATGGAAGGAATGTCATATCCTTCATCTTTCAGGATTTCCAGTGTCCTGAATCCGTGTCTGCTGTAATCACCCTCGCATGCATCCATATCCAGGTCGTGTAGCAGCCCTGTAATCCCCCAGAATTCTTCATCTTCATGTAATACCCGGGCTAAGTGGCGCATGATGACTTCCGTTTCCCGGGAATGTTTTCTCAGATAGTCTGTCTTCAGGTATGTATCAAATAGATTTTGAGCTTCCTCATAGGTGATGCTTTCTTTCATGGGGCAGACTCCTCTTCATTGGGGATGGATTTTTTGGATATCATGCGGGGATGATATCCATACTTGGCAATACATTGCAATATCACATCCGAATGGGTTTTATAGCGGTCATATTTCAGGGTAATGTGTGTAGTATCGGGACTCAGGGCTACATAGCTGATTCCCTGAAGCCCTGTTAAGGCATATTTTAATGAATCAACAGCTGCGGATTGTGTGTTTGATACAATCTCAACTTCAATTCGGTTGATATTGGATTGACAGGCAACAGTGCATAAAATTGGAATAAGAAGAAGAAAATATCGCTTGAATGTCATTGTGTTGATCCGAAAAGCGTCAATTTTCCTGATTCATTCACCTGGACAACGACAGGTTTGTTGGTTTCCACAGGGAGAATTTGCTTATTTATCATAATCCGACACTTATCAGGCTGGAAAATTTTCAGCTTGAAGGGGGAATTCAGTGTGATACTGTGGTTAATATTTTTCTGAATAAGATTCTCCCGGGAACGTTCGTTGTTTACCTGTAGCAAATAGATGAGATTCTCCTCAGGGAGTATCTCAATGGTATAAGGTTGTGTGAGAATCGTTTCATCATCCGGATCCAGATTTTCCATATCATTGGATACCTGGATCGCTTCGGCATCACTCCGGAGGGTGGTTTGTGCCAGTGTATCGGTTAAAGGGGTATTGGTGGGATCCTCAGACGTATTCTGATAGTATTCAAAGACAATCACAGCAGCAGCAATGATAATCACACCGGATAATAGCAACAGAGGATTGCGTTTTCGACGGCTCCTGATCCGGAGAGGTTTCGTGTTTTCATGTCCTTGTGTTGTGGCCACCGGGACTTTAGGTTTTTTTTGAATGGATTCCGGAGTGTGGGACAGAATTTCCTCAAAATCCAAATCTAATTCCTGTGCATAGGATTTTAAAAATAAACGGATGTATGTTTCAGGAAGCGCAGAAAAATCCCCCCGTTCAATGGCTTCAAAATAACGGACATTGATTTTTGTTTTCAGACTCAGATCTTCAAGAGTGATTTTTTTCTGGATTCGCTTTTTTTTCAACAATTCCCAATAGGTGTTTTCCGTTTCCCGGGATGTTGATTTTTGTGAATGTTGATCGTGATTTCCGCTGTTTTCTGTATGATCGGATGTATTTTTCATGATGGCTATCCTGTTTTTGGAAATATAATAAAAAAGCAGGAGCTTTTAAATCATCCATTTTCAAATCCCGGGCCATTTTTGGGAATCTTCTGTATATTAGGGCAAAAATCGGAGTGACTATGAAAGATTCAAAAGGATTAATCCTGGTCTATACCGGAAACGGGAAGGGAAAAACCACGGCTGCCCTGGGTACGGCGCTCCGATGCCTGGGATATGGTTGCAAGGTCTGCATGATCCAGTTTATCAAGGGTGATTGGCACTATGGAGAACTGGATGCCGTCAAACGACTGGCTCCTGATTTTGAAATTCACCGGATGGGTAAAGGTTTTTACCACATCATGGGAGATAAAGTACCGGAGAAGGAACACCGGGAAGCGGCTGAACGTGCCCTGGCTTTTGCCCGCGAAAAAATGCTTTCAGGGGCATATCGCCTGATCATACTGGATGAAATATTGGTTTCGGTCCAGGTGAACCTGATTCCGGAAAAACAACTTCTGGATTTCATTCAGGATAAGCCGGATACGATTGATCTGATTCTTACAGGCCGTGGAGCGGGAGATGCTGTGATTCAGATTGCGGATCTGGTGACGGAAATGAAAGAGATTAAGCACCCATTTCAAAAGGGGATTCCCGGAAAAAAGGGGATAGACTTTTAAAGCGAAAGGATATGTATGGAAGCCTTTGAAAAAGGAGTAGAATATTTTAAATCCCGCCGGACTCAGGATCAGATCCTCACAGATATCCGGACCCTGAAACATGAACTGAGCCACGAGATAATACTTCTGGCCCATCACTATCAGCAGGACGAGATTGTCGCCATAGCGGATATTGTAGGAGATTCATTAAAACTGGCGCAAGAAGCGGCTAAAATCCGGAATAAAAAATATATTGTTTTTGCCGGTGTCCATTTCATGGCAGAAAGTGCCGATATTTTAACCCCTCCGGACCGGGTGGTTCTCTTACCGGAGCCCAAAGCCGGGTGTCCCCTGGCTGAAATGGCAGATATTACAGAAGTGGAAAGTGTATGGCGTACCCTGAAAGATCAGGTAGATGGGAAGATTATCCCCGTGACATATATCAATTCTACAGCCGTGATTAAAGCCTTTGTAGGCCGAAACGGGGGGACGGTCTGTACCAGCGGAAATGCAGGGAAAATATTTGACTGGGCATTGAAACAGGGCGATAAAAT
This window of the Candidatus Neomarinimicrobiota bacterium genome carries:
- the folD gene encoding bifunctional methylenetetrahydrofolate dehydrogenase/methenyltetrahydrofolate cyclohydrolase FolD, whose amino-acid sequence is MKAMLLNGKDVAKSVRESVKHEVEALKKENIYPGLAVVLVGEDPASKVYVRNKGRTCEKLGIFSETITLPKDVSQKELNTIIDKLNHDPKFHGILVQMPLPRQLDASEIIHRIRPEKDVDGFHPENVGRLILDEEGFQPCTPAGIMEILRYYKISLEGKHAVVVGRSNIVGKPMLNMLYQKKKDANATATICHTRTQDMGAITRTADVLIVAAGVPEFVTGDMIKPGAVVIDVGMNRVDDPSTDKGYRLTGDVKFDEASEIASAITPVPGGVGPMTIAMLMVNTVKAAKFQNR
- a CDS encoding TonB-dependent receptor, which gives rise to MKISHLIIAISLLISNRIHADVLEGLVISSITGEPVPYVNISISGTDQGTISNPDGYFLVKTDTLPLQVKIGHIQFKNRILKLKDPYTKIILEPDVLQTEEIRVIASRAVKGKTPVAFSTIDQKDIQTAYSHQDVPMVMKKTPGVYVYSDAGNGTGYSYLKIRGFSQDRIGIMLNGIPLNDPESHSVYWVDHGDILASVSNIQIQRGTGNFLNGATVFGGTVNMETNYAHLPRGIQISTGYGNYMGSGGLDLPGYKISSTYNGRPFADKPLYVYARGSYMDNPGYRVGSGTTQKSFHTGFQKQSPDRMTRVEWIFGDEITHFSWDGISPQYGYDLNNRDDRRYNFYADPAYNGGFDDANKDVFTQHIVSLQHSRKFTSSLLNLTLYAVKGDGYYEQFKGTQSVKEYHLTSLLPDTASVDLIRQKWLKNDYQGLLLQYNLQHINNMDMTLGTEARFYQSDHFGTVTSLENVPLSPPDDHKYYYSDSYKNSVSFYLHTVYKLSENLSFLTDVRFLSHFYTFEQDQTGAFKGYEYTLKYLFLDPRLGIMWEAADGLTLFANISTAHREPADSDIYDQSDPDAEPAIRWTDSKYAEPLVKEERLIHTELGIDYSTDRLSGALNLYRMDFRNELIPMDYRYRDDDNILKGNVPKTIHQGIETDIAFRFNRHVSLRSNVSYSNNSFVEFFGDALGWGGYGSIADYSGKTIPGYPSLMANLSGTFSLGGYSLNLDIQYTGKQYIDFSNTKDAAVSPHTIVNMALNLPFIQSRAGNLTMDVKIYNVFDTLYETFGYNYYLDPDTRIDVYWPAATRNFFLTATWHIKTGL
- a CDS encoding HDIG domain-containing protein, whose translation is MKESITYEEAQNLFDTYLKTDYLRKHSRETEVIMRHLARVLHEDEEFWGITGLLHDLDMDACEGDYSRHGFRTLEILKDEGYDIPSMFQAILSHTEGLDSSRPKRETLLDYCLAGAENITGIISAYVLLKPGGKLEGTKPKSIRKKLKDKSFAASVNREFITDTYLHANMEESEFIQLAIDAMTEIADETGM
- the cobO gene encoding cob(I)yrinic acid a,c-diamide adenosyltransferase; translated protein: MKDSKGLILVYTGNGKGKTTAALGTALRCLGYGCKVCMIQFIKGDWHYGELDAVKRLAPDFEIHRMGKGFYHIMGDKVPEKEHREAAERALAFAREKMLSGAYRLIILDEILVSVQVNLIPEKQLLDFIQDKPDTIDLILTGRGAGDAVIQIADLVTEMKEIKHPFQKGIPGKKGIDF